One genomic window of Candidatus Pseudobacter hemicellulosilyticus includes the following:
- the nadC gene encoding carboxylating nicotinate-nucleotide diphosphorylase, with the protein MLSFSEQLQLLIRSGLREDIGDGDHSTLSAIPPDAKGKAVLKIKQDGVLAGVAVAQEIFRFKEPVAQFQLFKADGDAMMAGETAFEVTASVHTILQCERLVLNCMQRMSGIATLTRQYSDKLEGYHTRVLDTRKTTPNFRLLEKEAVRIGGGHNHRMGLYDMIMLKDNHIDYCGGLEQAIERAWRYVQDVRPGLKIEVETRNLDEVKRVLAYGKVDRVMLDNFTPAQLQEAMTLINGQVETEASGGINLENMEAYAATGVDYISVGALIHQAKSLDLSLKAVLV; encoded by the coding sequence ATGTTATCTTTTTCTGAACAATTACAATTACTGATCCGCTCCGGGCTCCGCGAGGATATTGGTGATGGGGATCATTCCACGCTCTCCGCCATCCCGCCTGATGCCAAAGGCAAGGCCGTACTCAAGATCAAACAGGACGGCGTCCTGGCCGGCGTGGCAGTGGCGCAGGAGATCTTCCGCTTCAAAGAACCCGTCGCACAGTTCCAGCTCTTCAAAGCAGACGGCGATGCCATGATGGCTGGCGAGACTGCCTTTGAAGTGACCGCTTCCGTTCATACTATCCTCCAGTGCGAAAGACTGGTGCTGAACTGCATGCAGCGCATGAGCGGCATTGCTACCCTTACCCGTCAGTACAGCGATAAGCTGGAAGGCTACCATACCAGGGTCCTGGATACCCGTAAGACCACCCCCAATTTCCGGCTGCTGGAAAAAGAAGCCGTGCGGATCGGCGGCGGGCACAATCATCGTATGGGCCTTTACGATATGATCATGCTCAAGGATAACCATATTGATTATTGCGGTGGACTGGAACAGGCCATTGAAAGGGCCTGGCGTTATGTACAGGATGTCCGGCCGGGACTGAAAATAGAAGTGGAGACCCGCAACCTGGACGAAGTGAAACGGGTCCTGGCCTATGGCAAGGTGGATCGCGTGATGCTGGACAATTTCACCCCTGCACAGCTGCAGGAGGCCATGACGCTGATCAATGGTCAGGTGGAAACGGAAGCCAGCGGCGGTATCAACCTGGAGAATATGGAAGCATATGCCGCTACCGGCGTGGATTATATCAGCGTGGGCGCTTTGATCCACCAGGCAAAGAGCCTGGACCTGAGTTTGAAAGCGGTGCTGGTGTAA
- a CDS encoding DUF4783 domain-containing protein — protein MKKYLGLATIALSLFLVSFAPFITIDDVVTAMRGGNASQLSKYFDSRVDISLPGKNDNYSKSQAEIILKDFFTSNGVKNFQVKHKGEQNGSQFCIGTLQTKNGNFRTKFFMKKKGDQQVVQEIGFEQLSE, from the coding sequence ATGAAAAAGTATCTGGGATTGGCGACCATCGCCCTTTCGCTCTTCCTGGTATCCTTTGCGCCGTTCATTACCATTGATGATGTAGTGACAGCCATGCGCGGCGGGAATGCCTCCCAGCTGTCCAAGTATTTTGACAGCCGGGTTGATATTTCACTGCCTGGCAAGAATGACAACTATAGTAAAAGCCAGGCCGAGATCATCCTCAAGGATTTTTTCACCAGCAACGGGGTTAAGAATTTCCAGGTCAAGCACAAAGGGGAACAGAACGGTTCTCAGTTCTGTATCGGTACCCTGCAGACCAAAAACGGCAATTTCCGCACTAAGTTTTTTATGAAGAAGAAAGGAGACCAGCAGGTAGTGCAGGAAATCGGTTTTGAACAACTAAGCGAGTAA
- the gpmI gene encoding 2,3-bisphosphoglycerate-independent phosphoglycerate mutase — MKSKKAILVIMDGWGLGKVASADAIQHANVPFVSSLYAKYPNTTLITCGELVGLPDGQMGNSEVGHLNLGAGRIVYQELQRINVAVRDGSLAKNEVLLNSIRAAKANNKPLHLLGLVSNGGVHSHINHLKALVSLCAQEGLSKVYIHAFTDGRDTDPKSGLGFITELQQHLDSAKVGQIATVSGRYYAMDRDKRWERVKLAYDALVNGVGETAADGISAVQQAYSHNITDEFIKPTVILGPDQQPLAAIQDGDVAICFNFRTDRCREITEVLTQTDFPDQQMKKLSLNYTTITEYDKTFKNVSVVFENDNLNNTLGEVLAANGKKQIRIAETEKYPHVTFFFSGGREVPFEGETRIMKPSPKVATYDLQPEMSANDLADAIVPEIENESADFICLNFANTDMVGHTGVWPAVVKAAETVDKCVERVVTAAVAHGYTVFLTADHGNADFMVNSDGSPNTAHSLNPVPLFVIDAEWKGAVKPGKLGDIAPSILTMMGLPIPAEMTGEVLVQG; from the coding sequence ATGAAATCGAAAAAAGCAATACTGGTTATTATGGACGGCTGGGGACTTGGCAAAGTTGCATCAGCCGATGCCATTCAGCATGCCAACGTACCCTTTGTCAGCTCTCTCTATGCTAAATACCCGAATACAACCCTGATCACCTGCGGCGAACTGGTAGGATTACCCGACGGCCAGATGGGCAACAGTGAAGTGGGTCACCTCAACCTCGGCGCCGGCCGTATTGTGTACCAGGAACTTCAACGTATCAATGTTGCCGTTCGTGACGGCTCGCTCGCAAAAAACGAAGTACTGCTCAACAGCATCCGTGCTGCCAAAGCCAATAATAAACCACTCCACCTGCTGGGCCTCGTCAGCAACGGCGGCGTTCACTCCCATATCAACCACCTGAAAGCACTGGTATCCCTCTGCGCCCAGGAAGGACTGAGCAAAGTGTATATCCATGCCTTTACGGATGGCCGTGATACTGATCCCAAGAGCGGACTCGGCTTTATCACCGAGCTGCAGCAGCACCTGGACAGCGCCAAAGTTGGCCAGATCGCTACCGTCAGCGGCCGCTATTATGCTATGGACCGCGACAAACGCTGGGAAAGGGTGAAGCTGGCCTATGACGCCCTGGTGAATGGCGTGGGCGAAACAGCCGCCGACGGCATCTCCGCTGTTCAGCAGGCTTACTCCCATAATATAACGGATGAGTTCATCAAACCCACCGTGATCCTGGGACCTGATCAGCAACCCCTGGCGGCTATCCAGGACGGCGATGTAGCCATCTGCTTCAATTTCCGCACTGACCGTTGCCGTGAGATCACGGAAGTACTCACACAGACAGACTTCCCCGATCAGCAGATGAAGAAGCTGTCCCTGAACTATACCACCATCACCGAGTACGACAAGACCTTCAAGAACGTATCGGTAGTATTTGAGAACGATAACCTGAACAATACCCTCGGTGAAGTGCTGGCCGCCAACGGCAAAAAACAGATCCGCATTGCCGAGACAGAAAAATATCCGCACGTTACTTTCTTCTTCAGCGGCGGGCGCGAAGTGCCTTTTGAAGGCGAGACCCGCATCATGAAACCTTCTCCTAAAGTAGCTACCTACGATCTCCAGCCCGAAATGAGCGCCAATGACCTGGCCGATGCCATTGTGCCCGAGATCGAGAACGAATCCGCTGATTTCATCTGCCTCAACTTTGCCAATACCGATATGGTGGGCCATACCGGCGTCTGGCCGGCAGTGGTCAAAGCAGCAGAAACAGTGGACAAATGTGTGGAACGCGTGGTAACCGCCGCCGTAGCGCATGGCTATACCGTTTTCCTCACAGCTGACCATGGCAACGCTGATTTCATGGTCAACTCAGATGGTAGCCCCAATACCGCCCACTCCCTCAATCCTGTTCCCCTTTTTGTGATCGATGCCGAATGGAAAGGCGCCGTAAAACCCGGTAAACTGGGAGATATCGCCCCCAGCATCCTGACCATGATGGGCCTGCCCATCCCGGCAGAAATGACCGGCGAAGTGCTGGTGCAGGGATAG
- a CDS encoding RNA polymerase sigma factor — protein MTEEAILQGCLRNNTTAQRELYQRYSPKMLSVCYRFAHKREDAEDMLQEGFIKVFSQIHTFQNKGAFEGWIRRIMVHTCINHLKKNKKFNESVDIIHATTVQVREESVPSIVQAKQVVECIRLLPIGYRTVLNLYAIEGYSHKEIAGMLDIEESTSRSQYTRAKQMLEEILVKKKIIQKPKEKITWLGIASGH, from the coding sequence ATGACCGAAGAAGCCATACTTCAAGGCTGTTTACGTAACAACACGACTGCCCAGCGGGAGCTTTACCAGCGGTATAGCCCCAAGATGCTGTCTGTTTGTTATCGGTTTGCCCACAAACGGGAAGATGCAGAAGATATGTTGCAGGAAGGGTTTATTAAAGTATTCTCCCAGATACATACCTTCCAGAACAAAGGTGCATTTGAAGGCTGGATACGCCGCATCATGGTTCACACCTGCATCAACCACCTGAAGAAGAACAAGAAATTCAATGAAAGCGTGGATATTATCCATGCTACCACGGTACAGGTCAGAGAGGAATCCGTTCCCTCCATCGTACAGGCAAAACAGGTAGTGGAATGCATCCGCCTGCTGCCTATCGGTTACCGCACCGTATTAAACCTTTATGCTATCGAAGGCTATTCGCACAAGGAGATCGCAGGGATGTTGGACATTGAGGAAAGCACCAGCCGTTCGCAGTATACGCGCGCTAAGCAAATGCTGGAAGAAATATTGGTAAAAAAGAAAATCATCCAAAAACCGAAAGAAAAGATCACCTGGCTGGGAATAGCCAGCGGTCACTGA
- the uvrC gene encoding excinuclease ABC subunit UvrC — MTAQEFQQIAHTIPVNPGIYKYYDAQQELLYVGKAKSLRKRVSSYFVKTFTSYKTHELVQRIKRIDFTIVDSEQDAFLLENSLIKQFQPRFNINLKDDKTYPFIVLKKEPFPRVFLTRSKIADGSEYLGPFTSVAKVRELLDFVRTNIQLRTCKLNLSDQNIKKGKFKVCLEYHLGNCKGPCEGLQTAEEYQDGLLQLKNILKGNLQPVIQHFKQDMREAAEHLAFEQAEVIRKKIEHLELYQARSVIVTNRLTNADVFSLLRDNDIAYVNYLMVQNGTIVQTHTSQVETHLDEPDEEVLAFAIAQLRDTFKSGSPEIVVPFPIEYAEADVLITVPRGGDKKKLLELSEKNVNYFREEIYKKKILKLEGRDDMEKKKVLYQLQEDLQLSEAPVHIECFDNSNFQGSYPVSAMVCFRDGIPSKKDYRHFNVKTVQGINDFATMKEVVHRRYKRLLDEQQPLPQLVIIDGGKGQLGAALESIIALGLQGSMTVVGLAKNEEELFFPGDQESLKLPYNSESLKLIRRIRDEVHRFGITFHRKKRSQGTFKNELEQIKGIGKNTADQLLKTYRSVKKVREVPEEELSKLLGASKARLVWDYFHRPGTEEDSKTTNPDGA; from the coding sequence ATGACAGCGCAGGAGTTTCAGCAGATAGCACATACCATCCCGGTCAACCCGGGTATTTATAAATATTATGATGCCCAGCAGGAGCTGCTCTATGTTGGCAAGGCCAAGAGCCTGCGCAAACGCGTGAGCTCTTATTTTGTCAAGACCTTCACCTCCTACAAGACCCATGAACTGGTGCAGCGCATCAAGCGGATCGATTTCACCATCGTGGACTCCGAGCAGGATGCTTTCCTGCTGGAGAACTCCCTGATCAAACAGTTCCAGCCACGTTTTAATATCAACCTGAAGGATGATAAGACCTACCCCTTCATTGTACTCAAGAAAGAACCCTTTCCCCGCGTATTCCTCACCCGCAGCAAAATTGCCGACGGCTCGGAATACCTGGGACCTTTCACCTCCGTGGCCAAAGTAAGAGAGTTATTGGATTTTGTACGAACCAATATACAGCTCCGCACCTGCAAGCTCAACCTGAGCGATCAGAACATCAAAAAAGGCAAGTTCAAGGTCTGCCTGGAATATCATCTCGGTAACTGTAAAGGCCCCTGTGAAGGGCTGCAGACAGCCGAAGAATACCAGGACGGCCTCCTGCAACTGAAGAACATCCTCAAAGGTAACCTGCAGCCCGTGATCCAGCATTTTAAGCAGGATATGCGGGAAGCGGCGGAACACCTGGCCTTTGAGCAGGCAGAAGTGATCCGTAAGAAAATAGAACACCTGGAACTATACCAGGCCCGCTCCGTGATTGTCACCAACCGCCTCACCAATGCGGATGTATTCTCCCTCCTGCGCGATAATGATATAGCCTATGTGAACTACCTGATGGTGCAGAACGGCACCATTGTGCAGACCCATACTTCCCAGGTGGAGACCCACCTGGACGAGCCGGATGAGGAGGTCCTGGCCTTTGCCATCGCTCAGCTGCGGGACACGTTCAAAAGCGGCTCGCCGGAGATCGTGGTACCCTTCCCGATAGAGTATGCCGAAGCCGATGTGCTGATCACTGTGCCCAGGGGCGGCGATAAGAAAAAACTGCTGGAGCTGTCTGAAAAGAATGTCAACTATTTCCGCGAGGAGATCTATAAAAAGAAGATCCTGAAACTGGAAGGCCGCGATGATATGGAGAAGAAGAAAGTGCTGTACCAGTTGCAGGAAGACCTGCAGCTGTCCGAAGCGCCCGTGCATATTGAATGTTTCGATAACTCCAATTTCCAGGGCAGTTATCCTGTTTCCGCCATGGTCTGCTTCAGGGATGGCATACCCAGCAAAAAGGATTACCGGCATTTCAATGTAAAGACCGTGCAGGGTATCAATGATTTTGCCACCATGAAAGAAGTGGTACACCGGCGTTATAAAAGATTGCTGGATGAACAGCAGCCCCTCCCACAGCTGGTGATCATTGACGGCGGCAAAGGCCAGCTGGGCGCGGCTTTGGAAAGCATCATTGCATTGGGTCTGCAGGGAAGCATGACCGTTGTAGGCCTGGCCAAGAACGAAGAAGAACTGTTCTTTCCCGGCGATCAGGAATCACTCAAGCTCCCTTATAACAGCGAGTCCCTGAAACTGATCCGCAGGATCCGTGATGAGGTGCACCGTTTTGGTATCACTTTTCACCGCAAGAAAAGAAGCCAGGGCACATTCAAAAATGAACTGGAACAGATCAAAGGCATTGGTAAGAACACAGCTGATCAACTGTTGAAAACATACCGTTCCGTCAAAAAAGTAAGGGAGGTTCCGGAAGAAGAACTGAGTAAGTTATTAGGCGCTTCCAAAGCAAGGTTGGTATGGGACTATTTCCATAGACCGGGAACAGAAGAGGATAGTAAAACTACGAATCCCGATGGAGCATAA
- the gldN gene encoding gliding motility protein GldN, producing MKTRIIRLCLLLTVLAFAGYSADAQTKPNRKKTVRKTTTPKGGSSNRTDNTANPAAMAPPKDTVKPAPPEVDIQIAPVKTSLRNDNAIDRNLVKDRTPLAYEHLREDDAAYIQRIWREIDVHEKMNLPFVYKADGDLGNQRFIMILLNAIKNDSITAFSPVDDRFTTPITFKEISVGLVGQPQPIQIPDLVNDVDGSKGLMKDTIIVQEFNPDNVERFWIKEDVVFDKEASRMFTRILGIAPLKTILNEDGSFRAVTPIFWVYYPDLRATFAKYDVYNGRNYGARMSWEELFESRMFSSRIIKSTINNPNDLFIQSYVKDEILALLEGENVKEKIFNYEQDLWSY from the coding sequence ATGAAGACGCGTATTATCAGATTGTGTTTGCTGCTCACTGTGCTGGCATTTGCCGGTTACTCGGCCGATGCACAGACCAAGCCGAACCGCAAAAAAACTGTTCGCAAAACCACCACACCTAAAGGTGGCAGTAGCAACAGGACGGACAACACAGCCAATCCGGCCGCAATGGCTCCGCCAAAGGATACGGTAAAACCGGCGCCCCCGGAAGTGGATATCCAGATCGCTCCGGTGAAAACATCACTCCGGAACGACAATGCCATTGACCGTAACCTGGTAAAGGACCGGACACCACTGGCCTACGAGCACCTGCGTGAAGATGATGCGGCTTACATTCAACGTATATGGAGAGAGATCGACGTACACGAAAAAATGAACCTGCCCTTCGTATATAAGGCAGATGGCGACCTGGGCAACCAGCGCTTCATTATGATCCTGCTCAACGCTATTAAGAACGATAGCATCACGGCTTTCTCGCCCGTTGATGACCGTTTTACCACACCGATCACTTTCAAGGAGATCTCGGTTGGGCTGGTAGGTCAGCCTCAACCTATCCAGATCCCAGACCTGGTAAACGATGTGGACGGCAGCAAAGGCCTGATGAAAGATACTATCATTGTCCAGGAGTTCAACCCGGACAATGTAGAACGGTTCTGGATCAAAGAAGATGTGGTATTCGATAAAGAAGCTTCCCGCATGTTCACCAGGATCCTGGGTATTGCGCCGCTGAAGACCATCTTAAATGAAGACGGCTCCTTCCGCGCGGTGACCCCCATCTTCTGGGTGTACTATCCTGACCTGCGCGCCACCTTTGCCAAGTATGATGTGTATAACGGACGCAACTATGGTGCAAGGATGAGCTGGGAAGAACTGTTCGAAAGCCGGATGTTCTCCAGCCGTATCATTAAATCTACCATCAACAACCCGAACGACCTGTTCATTCAGAGTTATGTGAAGGATGAGATCCTGGCGCTCCTGGAAGGAGAGAACGTCAAGGAGAAGATCTTCAACTACGAACAGGACCTCTGGTCATACTGA
- the gldM gene encoding gliding motility protein GldM — protein sequence MALPKEPRQKMINMMYLVLTAMLALNVSAEVINAFETVNTSITTSNAIIEGKNEDTYKSFASKLNEPQTKAKAEIWAPKAMQAKKLADDMFASIESLKKQLVEAAGTHEEGEGVKKMNAEELNAATRLFEKEKKGDTLYSQLTSFRKDIISVLDPAQFAGNPELQKTLTSAIATFNKNLPIDLTVPKSTTGNKYENNGEGWTLSNFHMTPAIAAMTILSKLQNDVRNSESQIVDYCHQQIGAVQVVYDEFEAIAQASRSYAMPGEEIQITAGVGAFSAAAKPDIFINGQLIPLTGGKAISKITASGAGDKTIAVKIRYTKPDGTVAEKDEVVKYTVGTPSGASVFLQKMNVLYIGVDNPLTISGGSVGAEKVKVSIGNGTIERTGGDNYVARPKSPGETTINVNADGKNFPFAMRIKYLPNPAAFVGAKKGGNISSAEFKAIASVLAKLEDSDFQAPFQVQSFKIGAIGGPIQLYADATNTGPRFNGQALQLLQRLGPGSQVFIEEITVQGPDGKPRVIPPMKFSLK from the coding sequence ATGGCTTTACCTAAAGAGCCCAGGCAGAAGATGATCAATATGATGTACCTGGTGCTGACAGCAATGTTGGCGCTCAACGTATCAGCAGAGGTGATCAATGCCTTCGAAACGGTTAATACCAGTATTACTACTTCCAATGCCATCATTGAAGGCAAGAATGAGGATACCTATAAATCTTTTGCATCCAAGCTGAATGAACCTCAGACCAAGGCCAAGGCCGAGATCTGGGCGCCCAAAGCAATGCAGGCCAAAAAGCTGGCCGACGATATGTTCGCTTCCATTGAGTCCCTCAAAAAGCAGCTTGTTGAAGCTGCCGGAACCCACGAAGAGGGAGAAGGCGTAAAGAAGATGAATGCTGAAGAACTCAATGCCGCTACCAGGCTGTTTGAGAAGGAAAAAAAGGGAGATACCCTTTATTCGCAGCTGACCAGCTTCAGAAAAGATATTATCAGTGTGCTGGACCCTGCTCAGTTTGCCGGTAACCCGGAACTGCAGAAAACACTGACCAGCGCTATTGCCACTTTTAACAAGAACCTGCCCATCGATCTTACAGTTCCCAAATCCACAACGGGTAATAAGTATGAGAACAATGGCGAAGGGTGGACCCTGAGTAATTTCCACATGACCCCGGCCATTGCCGCTATGACCATTCTCAGCAAACTGCAGAATGACGTGCGGAACTCTGAGTCCCAGATCGTGGATTACTGCCACCAGCAGATCGGCGCTGTACAGGTAGTATATGACGAATTTGAAGCCATTGCCCAGGCCAGCCGTTCTTACGCCATGCCTGGTGAAGAGATCCAGATCACGGCCGGTGTAGGCGCCTTCAGCGCTGCCGCCAAACCGGATATCTTTATCAACGGCCAATTGATCCCGCTGACCGGTGGTAAGGCCATCTCCAAGATCACTGCCAGCGGCGCCGGCGATAAAACCATCGCTGTCAAGATCCGTTACACCAAACCGGATGGCACAGTAGCTGAAAAAGATGAAGTGGTGAAGTATACTGTAGGTACGCCTTCCGGTGCTTCCGTGTTCCTCCAGAAAATGAACGTATTGTATATTGGCGTGGACAACCCGCTCACCATCTCCGGTGGTAGCGTGGGCGCTGAAAAAGTTAAAGTATCCATTGGCAACGGTACCATTGAGCGTACCGGCGGCGATAACTATGTGGCCAGGCCCAAAAGCCCCGGTGAAACTACTATCAACGTGAACGCTGATGGTAAGAACTTCCCCTTCGCCATGCGGATCAAATACCTGCCCAATCCTGCTGCTTTTGTAGGCGCCAAGAAAGGCGGTAATATTTCTTCTGCAGAGTTCAAGGCTATTGCCTCCGTGCTTGCCAAACTGGAAGATTCCGATTTCCAGGCGCCCTTCCAGGTGCAGAGCTTTAAGATCGGTGCTATAGGCGGACCTATCCAGCTGTACGCCGATGCCACCAATACCGGCCCCCGTTTCAATGGTCAGGCACTGCAACTGCTGCAGCGCCTCGGCCCCGGCAGCCAGGTATTCATTGAAGAGATCACTGTACAGGGTCCCGATGGTAAGCCCAGGGTGATCCCGCCGATGAAGTTTTCTTTGAAGTAA
- the gldL gene encoding gliding motility protein GldL, translating into MAGVSKSTERIVNIIVCMGAAIVIFGAWQKITHKSMADFFLTAGLITEAVIFVVYAFLPPPGSEMHAIAEALPKLAGNAGGPSGNPALKEMDKMLQEADITPANLKGLSDGFRKLGASVNNIADVSDVVKSTSEYSAKTKEATQALETMKNAYTGAATTIGHFNSAADSTKQFHEQVQVLTKNLGSLNAIYELELQDTNNHLKAMNSFYGNLVQASQTMQGSVDDAKKAHEQIAKLAGNLSSLNTVYGNMLNAMQGR; encoded by the coding sequence ATGGCTGGAGTTTCTAAATCAACAGAACGTATTGTAAACATTATAGTATGTATGGGCGCCGCTATCGTAATCTTCGGTGCCTGGCAGAAGATCACACACAAATCCATGGCTGACTTCTTCCTGACAGCAGGTCTGATCACAGAAGCCGTCATTTTTGTAGTGTATGCATTCCTGCCGCCTCCCGGTTCCGAAATGCACGCTATTGCTGAAGCCCTGCCGAAACTGGCTGGTAATGCTGGCGGTCCTTCCGGTAACCCCGCCCTGAAAGAAATGGACAAAATGCTCCAGGAAGCTGATATCACCCCTGCTAACCTGAAAGGTCTGAGCGACGGGTTCAGGAAACTGGGCGCTTCCGTTAATAATATTGCCGATGTATCTGATGTGGTAAAATCCACCAGCGAGTATTCTGCCAAGACCAAGGAAGCCACACAGGCCCTGGAGACTATGAAGAATGCTTACACTGGCGCCGCCACTACCATTGGCCATTTCAATTCCGCTGCTGACAGCACCAAACAATTCCATGAGCAGGTTCAGGTGTTGACTAAGAACCTCGGTTCGCTGAACGCGATCTATGAACTGGAATTACAGGATACCAATAACCACCTGAAAGCAATGAACAGCTTCTATGGTAACCTGGTACAGGCTTCCCAGACCATGCAGGGCAGTGTTGATGATGCCAAGAAAGCACATGAGCAGATCGCCAAACTGGCTGGTAACCTGAGCAGCCTGAACACTGTTTACGGTAACATGCTTAACGCCATGCAGGGCCGCTAA